A part of Rhinoderma darwinii isolate aRhiDar2 chromosome 1, aRhiDar2.hap1, whole genome shotgun sequence genomic DNA contains:
- the LOC142695534 gene encoding oocyte zinc finger protein XlCOF29-like yields the protein MDKDRNEMSRRILDFTLEIIYLLSGEEYTIVKKISGDCTTPIIHESGGWSSSPITEPPPHSRIHEKKILELIYKMTELLTGEVTLLGNSTVTALEVSG from the exons atggacaaggacaggaatgagatgagcagaagaatattagacttcaccttggagatcatctacctgttgagcggagag gagtacacaatagtgaagaagatatcgggtgactgtacgactcccatcatccatgagtcaggaggatggagcagtagtcccatcacagagcctccccctcactcccggatacatgagaagaagatcttagaactgatctacaagatgacggagctgctgactggagaggtgacactgctgggaaattctacagtaacagcactggaggtgtctgggtaa